The following coding sequences are from one Deinococcus sp. JMULE3 window:
- a CDS encoding collagen-like protein, which yields MTTPPPTPPDPALWTWTDQFDRTFLGPDYTATNGVTLASGQLKFGPLAYGVQSIGVQQPAGVLRATIGQSVWSSADLQLQLDWKYTWQTTAASTYLAVGFDLLALVPTSGEAGTRRLLRWANGLLSYGYAQNAEGNPLSGLPDRLLAPNTWERLHLTIDAAQGRLQLQEGEQAFDLALPSDFLAEYAGGAELSVIVRQVQADGPPPNITLYVDNLAIRSGDGTADLSTGTANSSGGIRLGGEWRFAPGPPDDSVGSDGDVWADSTTGTISRKTGGVYVDAMQLLGAPGPQGEQGPQGPQGIQGPAGRDGVDGQPGELVGAVAVPLLLGDATPDGGLLIPLNPGPGSLIGSELLGVDGPAVLVEHASDGSTWAPVAFPFVLPAGVLRLTRADDSGAVAVLRARSQPVPGGGSGPGFTVQTDPEGFETIPEGETAADPDGFELITNATATPDPDGFETVERSL from the coding sequence ATGACCACCCCACCCCCCACCCCGCCCGACCCTGCCCTCTGGACGTGGACGGATCAGTTCGACCGGACGTTCCTCGGGCCGGACTACACCGCCACGAACGGCGTCACGCTCGCCAGCGGCCAGCTGAAATTCGGCCCGCTCGCGTACGGCGTCCAGTCCATCGGTGTTCAGCAGCCCGCAGGCGTCCTGCGCGCCACCATCGGCCAGAGCGTCTGGTCCAGCGCGGACCTCCAGCTGCAGCTCGACTGGAAGTACACCTGGCAGACCACAGCCGCCAGCACGTACCTCGCGGTGGGCTTCGACCTCCTCGCCCTGGTCCCCACGAGCGGCGAGGCGGGCACGCGGCGGCTGCTGCGCTGGGCGAACGGCCTCCTCTCGTACGGGTACGCCCAGAACGCCGAGGGGAATCCGCTCTCCGGCCTGCCCGACCGGCTGCTCGCGCCGAACACCTGGGAGCGGCTCCACCTCACCATCGACGCGGCGCAGGGACGCCTGCAACTGCAGGAGGGTGAGCAGGCGTTCGACCTCGCGCTCCCCAGCGATTTCCTCGCGGAGTACGCGGGCGGCGCGGAACTGAGCGTGATCGTCCGGCAGGTGCAGGCGGACGGCCCGCCGCCGAACATCACGCTGTACGTGGACAACCTCGCAATCCGGAGCGGGGACGGCACCGCCGACCTGAGCACCGGCACGGCCAACTCGTCGGGCGGCATCCGCCTGGGCGGCGAGTGGCGCTTCGCCCCTGGCCCCCCGGACGACAGCGTGGGCAGCGACGGCGACGTGTGGGCGGACTCGACCACCGGCACGATCAGCCGGAAGACCGGTGGCGTGTACGTGGACGCCATGCAACTGCTCGGCGCACCCGGCCCGCAGGGCGAACAGGGACCACAGGGTCCGCAGGGCATCCAGGGACCCGCCGGGCGTGACGGTGTGGACGGCCAGCCCGGCGAGCTGGTCGGCGCGGTGGCCGTGCCACTGCTGCTCGGGGACGCCACCCCGGACGGCGGCCTGCTGATCCCGCTGAACCCCGGCCCGGGCAGCCTGATCGGGTCCGAACTGCTCGGCGTGGACGGCCCGGCCGTCCTCGTGGAGCACGCCAGCGACGGCAGCACCTGGGCACCCGTCGCGTTCCCGTTCGTGCTGCCTGCCGGGGTGCTGCGCCTGACCCGCGCGGACGACAGCGGCGCGGTCGCGGTCCTGCGCGCCCGCAGTCAGCCCGTACCGGGCGGCGGCAGCGGCCCCGGCTTCACCGTGCAGACCGACCCGGAAGGCTTCGAAACCATTCCTGAAGGTGAAACCGCCGCCGATCCTGACGGCTTCGAACTCATCACGAACGCCACCGCCACCCCCGACCCGGACGGTTTCGAAACCGTCGAAAGGAGCCTCTGA